The Pseudomonas sp. TH06 genome contains the following window.
GCTTGCGCTGCTGGGTCGATGTCGATGGCAAACGCCTGGCGGACTATCGCAAGGTCTGCGGTTTTACCGACGACGGTCTGCTGCCGCCCACTTATCCACACATCCTCGCGTTTGCCTTGCAGATGCAATTGCTCACGGCGAAGGATTTTCCGTTTCCGCTGCTGGGACTGATTCATCTGAGCAACCGCATTCGCGTGTTGCGGCCGATGGGCGGGATCAGTCGGGCGCAAGTCAGCGTGCGCGTGACTAATCTGCAACCGCATCCCAAGGGCGCGACGTTCGATTTGTTGACCACGCTGGATGATCAGCTCGGACCGTTGTGGCAAGCCGAAAGCCAGATGCTCTGTCGCGGCGTGAAGCTTGACGGTGAAGCCGTCGAACAGCATTGGCAGCCCACACAAGCGCTGACTGAAGTGGCGCACTGGCAAGCGCCGGCCGACATTGGCCGGCAATACGCCAAGGTGTCGGGCGACTACAACCCGATCCACTTGAGCGCGGCGAGTGCGAAGCTGTTCGGTTTTCCCACGGCCATCGCCCACGGCTTGTGGAACAAGGCACGCACGCTCGCGGCGCTGGCGAATCACTTGCCCAAGGCCAATCTGGAAGTCGCGGTGCACTTTCGCAAACCGGTGCGATTGCCGAGCGAGGTGACATTGCTGGCAAGCGAAGCGGGCTCCAGTGGCGAATTGCGGCTGGTGGGTGCCGGGGATCTGGAGCATATGGTGGGGAATTGGCAGCCGATCGCCTGACTCCAAAGGTGGGTGGCAAACACAGCAATTGTGCGAAGGAAAACTCCGTGGCGAGGGGATTTATCCCCGATCGGCGGCGCAGCCGTCGTAAAAGTTTTGCACCCAATGCCTCTGACCAACCCCGCTCCCAAGTTTTGGGGCGGCTTCGCCACCCATCGGGGATAAATCCCCTCACCACAAAAGCGCCCTGTCACCACAGCGTTTTCAACGCACTCGAGACTGGGGCTGACCTGTAAATTGTGTATATATCACTTAAGTTTTCCCGCTCCTTGCAGCAGCCCTCGACAAACACCAGGCCTTGATTCCCAAGGCTTTTTTTTGCGCGTCTATACCGTGAGTATTAGTCCTTAGGCTCTGAATTTCACTTTATATATAAAGGCGTTAATACCAACTTGAGAATGGTCGGCTCCCTGCCCCCGGGCTGAGATTGACACAA
Protein-coding sequences here:
- a CDS encoding MaoC/PaaZ C-terminal domain-containing protein, which encodes MSIEWHALDREPGLPGLYARAATRRKITGTQLPDSGLRCWVDVDGKRLADYRKVCGFTDDGLLPPTYPHILAFALQMQLLTAKDFPFPLLGLIHLSNRIRVLRPMGGISRAQVSVRVTNLQPHPKGATFDLLTTLDDQLGPLWQAESQMLCRGVKLDGEAVEQHWQPTQALTEVAHWQAPADIGRQYAKVSGDYNPIHLSAASAKLFGFPTAIAHGLWNKARTLAALANHLPKANLEVAVHFRKPVRLPSEVTLLASEAGSSGELRLVGAGDLEHMVGNWQPIA